The DNA sequence GATCAGTGGGCGAGGCCTTTAACTGGATGCATCGTTTGGAGACTTCCTGCAGGGCTCAATTGGCGGCCATGGCATGCAATACTCCTTTGCAGGAAGTGTCGCCAGAAATCTTGCAAGAAACTTATATGAACTACCAACCCCAAACGCGGCGCCCTTATGGTTTGATGGAGTGGCCTGCCTTATTACGCATGGTTGAGCGCATGGATCCGACATTTAAGGAGTAACTCAAAAATACCCAATTTGAGGTAGGATTGAGCGTAGTGGGGTTACAGAAACGTCCCCAACTAAAAAAGCAGCACCATAAAAATACAAGCGGCAACGCTGGAGACAAACATGCGACAACTTTATTTCCAAAGACTGGCTTTGGGCATCTTGGCATTCTGCTGCTCTTTCGGGGTATCTGCACAAGCTTACCCAAGTAAGACGATTACTTTGGTCGTGCCATTTGCACCGGGCGGCAATATCGATGTCATTGCTAGATCAATAGCACCTTCTCTCGCTAAGGTGACCGGTCAATCAGTCGTCGTGGAGAATAAAGCTGGAGCTGGTGGTGCAATTGGTTCTAGCTATGTTGCACGTGCAGAGCCAGATGGTCATACGTTATTGGTTGCTACGACCAATACCATTTCAGTGCTGCCTTACATGCTAAAGTTGCCGCCTTATAAACCCGATAGCTTTGAGCCAGTTAGTCTGGCGGCAATTTCACCTTTGGTATTGGTGGTTCGTAAAGACGATAAACGCTTTCCAAATGCAAAAGCGTTACTACAGGCTGCTAAAAGTACGCCTGGTTCAATTTCGGTTGGTCATGCAGGACAAGGAACGTCAAACCATATCGCGATCTTACGTTTGGAAGATGCTAGTAAAGCTACTTTTAACGTTATTCCCTACAAAGGATCTGCTCCAGCGCTCACAGACCTCATGGGTGGGCAGATTGATTTTGTTGTTGATCAAATAACCAGTTCTAAGCCATTTATCGATTCAGGAAATTTAAGAGTTTTGGCAGTTTTATCTAAAGAAAGAGATCCTGGTTTGCCGGATTCCCCCACATTGCGCCAAGCAATGGGTGTTGATCTAGATGCCAGTACAACTGCAGGCATCTTGGCGCCTTTAGGAACGCCGCCTAATGTTGTGAAGTCACTGAATGCCTCGTTGAAAAAAGCCATTGATGATAGTGGGGTGCGGGGGCGTTTAAGGGTGCTCGGTAGTACCGCTCAGTCATCCACGCCACAAGAATGGGCTGCAATGTTAAATCAAGAGGCAAGCAACTCACAGGCTTTATTGCAATCTGGAAAAATAAAGGCCGAATAAACCAGATGACCCGCGCATGCCTCCCACCAAAATCAGATCACAGTCCAATTAACTTTGCAGTGCCTCCTGGAGCATGCGATAGCCATGTTCATATATTTGGACCTTTTGCAAAGTATCCGTTGGCCGATGACCGTAGTTACACCCCCCAAGAATATTCACCAGCTCAATTTGCTGCGCATCTAGATGGGATTGGTTTTGCGCGAGGTGTCCTGGTCACTGCGAGTGTTTGCGGAACCAATAACGGTTCTTTATTAGAGGGTCTTGAGCAATATCCCGATCGCTTTAGAGGTATTGTTGTTCCCGATATCAATGTCACCGACAAAGAGCTGGACCGTTGGCATGATTTAGGCGTGCGTGGCGCTCGTTTTAATTTATTGCAAATTGATGGCAAGCCCATGTATCGGAATGGTGTTGGACTCGAGGTATTGCATAAGTTGGCCCCGAAGTTTTCCGAGCGAGGATGGCATGCCCAAATATGGGCGCATGCACCAGACCTGCCTGAGCTCGCACCAAAGCTTTTGCCCTTAGGTTTGCCTTTGGTCATTGATCATATGGGTCGGATGAATACCAGTCATGGCCTGAATAATCCAGGATTTCAATTTTTGTGCAAATTACTTGCAGAGGGTAAAGGCTGGGTCAAAATTTCTGGAGCGGATCGTATTGGTGATGTCAGCAAGGAATATGTGGATGTTGATCCTTTTGCAAAGACATTGCTAGAAGCTAATCCAGATAATGTAGTTTGGGGTACGGATTGGCCTCATATTAATTATTTTGATGCCGCTTTGATTCCTGATGATGGAAGATTGGTGAACTTGTTGTCTCGCTGGATTGATAAGGTCGCCGACCTAGAGCGTGTTTTAGTGACTAATCCCGCTCGCCTCTATGATTTCCCTAGGGTCTAATATGTCACTGCGAGTATTGGTAAGCCCGAATGCTTTGACCGAATTGAAAGGTCTCCTTGTTGGGGAGAAGGGCTTATCGATTGAGCTCATCAATAGCGCGGAGCAAAAGATTGGGGTGGAATTTGATGCTGCCCTTATTTCAAGAGATGTGACCGCCACCTCAACCAAGCAAAAAATTATTCCTTCAACCCAAGCCTTTTACGATCTGTTGCTGAATTCTCGTGATTTGCGTTGGGTACAAATTCATTCAGCTGGGGCGGATCGTCAAATCTACCTGGATTTGATGGCTCGCGGAGTGACAATTTCAGGATCATCTGGCGTCAATGCGCCGATCGTGATGCAAAACGCCATTGCAGGAATATTGATGCTGGCTAGAAAGTTTCCTTTAATGCTCAAGGCCCAGGCTGAGCGTAGGTGGGATCCTTTAATCAAGTATCCGCTTCCTCCTGATCTAGCTGGGCAGACTGCTGTCATTATTGGAAGAGGACCTATTGGCGGGGGCATTGCAAAAGTCTTAGAAGCTATAGGAGTTAAGACGATTTCGGTTGGGTTTAATGCCGCATTGAAAGACGGTAAATCAGCGCAAGATGGCGTGAACCACATCTCAGAATTAAATCAGTTACTACCCCAAGCGCAGTGGCTGGTAATTGCTTGCCCATTGAGCAATGAAACACGCGGCATCATTAATAAAGACTCTATCAAGTTGCTACCTGATGGCGCACATGTCATCAATATTGCTCGCGGTGAAATTATTGTTGAGCCAGATTTAATTGATGCACTCAAGAATCAAAAACTGGCTGGCGCCTATTTAGATGTCTTTGCATCTGAACCGCTAGATGCAGGCTCTCCTCTATGGGGCATGGAAAACGTGATTGTGACCCCGCATTCTGCTGGCCACTCTGCTGGAAATGAAATGCGAGTGCTGGAATTGTTTGTTGAGAATTTACGTTTATTCGCTGACGGTAAAAAACTCAAAAACCAGATTGCTAGCTAGGAAGATTTACTGAGAAGGCCCAAGAAGAAGTGCTGAAAAACACATTTTATTAATATTGAATCGAGTTGAACGTATGCCACATTTACCTGCTTCTGCCGCGCTAGCGCGTTTTCGCGTCATTGATCTGACCCAGGTTAGGGCGGGACCCACAGCCTGTCGCCAGCTAGCAGATTGGGGTGCGGATGTTATTCAAGTGCAAATGCCAGATCACATGCGTGGCGATGACACCTTAGGCGGGCAAGATGGATCCGACTATCAATATACCCATCGCAATAAGCGATCCATCACGTTAAATCTAAAAGAGCCTGAAGGTATTGCAATCCTGAAGAAGTTGATTACAAGTGCTGATGTTGTAGTAGAGAACTTTCGACCTGATGTGAAGTTCCGTTTGGGCATTGATTACGAGACATTAAGCAAGGATCATCCTGGATTGGTATATGCCAGCATTTCTGGGTTTGGCCAAAGCGGTCCATTAGCTCAAAGACCAGGCTTTGATCAAATTGCCCAAGGTATGAGTGGCTTAATGTCTGTTACAGGCATGCCTGGAGAAGGGCCGATGCGCGTAGGCATTCCGATTGCGGATTTATGTGCCGGCATCTTCGCTGCTCAGGGAATATTGGTTGCCTTGCTTGAGCGTGATGCCTCAGGTAAAGGGCAATGGTTGCATACCTCCTTGTTGGAATCCATGGTTTATATGATGGACTTCCAAACTTCACGCTGGTTGATTGAAGGGGATATTCCTACGCAGGCAGGCAACTACCACCCAACCAGTATTCCTACTGGTGTCTATAAGGCTAAAGATGGTTATATGAATATTGCCGTCTTTGGTTCCAAGATATGGGAACGTTTTTGTGACATCTTGGGCGCCCCTGAGTGGGTGACTGATGAGCGCTATAAAGATAAGCAGGGCCGATCAGTTAATAGAGATTCGATTAACGCCGAAATTAATCGCCGGCTAGCCGCACAAGATTGCGCTTATTGGGTAGAGCGCTTTAATTCTGGTGGCGTAGCTTGCGGGCTGATCAATGATGTCAAGGCAGTATTTGAAGAGCCTCAAGTGCAACATTTAGGTATTGTGAAAGAAGTGGTGTCTAAGCATCATGGGCCACAACGTCTTGTTGGGCAGCCTATGCAGTTAGAGAGAACACCTAGCACGATAGCCCGTGCCGCCCCTAAGCGAGGCGAACATAGTGAAGAAATTTTGAAAGAGATTGGCCTAGAGGCGGCCGAACTCACTTTACTGAAATCCAAAGGAGTGTATTAATGAGCGCAGTTACTTATCAATCTAACACTGAGCGCGTAAAGGTATGGCTCGATGAAGATGGCAGCACTTTACAGATCCAATTTAATAATCCCGAGCGTCATAACGCCCTTTCTGTAGATATGTGGGAGGCGGTTACGCCATTGCTCAACGCCGCTGAAAGTGATGAGCGTATTCGGTTGGTCATTTTCTCTGGCGCCGGTGAAAAAGCATTTGTATCGGGTGCTGATATCACTCAGTTTGAAGATATGCGCGCTGCAAAAGAAGCGGTGGCACGTTATGAGTTAATGGCCGAGCAGGCGCTGATGGGTATATACAATTTTGGTAAACCAACATTGGCCCGCATCAAAGGTTATTGCATTGGTGGCGGGGTTAACGTAGCAATGTGTTGCGATATTCGTATTGCCGCTGATGATTCTGTTTTCTCTATTCCAGCTGCACGCTTAGGTTTGGGCTATCGCTATTCCGCACTCAAGAACTTAGTCGATCTGGTTGGCCCCGCGGTGGCTAAAGATCTGTTCTTTACTGCAAGACGTATTAATGCGACGGAGGCACGTGATGTGGGCTTGATTACCCGTATCTGCGAGGTGGGCAAGCTAGATGCTTTAGAGGCTGAATACAAAAAAGCATTAGCAGAAAACGCACCCATCACTGTGTGCGCTGGTAAGGCAATCATTGCCCAGATATTGAAGCCTTCTCCTGAGGTTGACCATGATCATTGCCGTCAGTTGATCAAGGACTGCTTTGAGAGTGAGGATTATGCAGAGGGCAGACGCGCTTTCATGGAGAAGCGTAAGCCTGTATTCCGCGGTAAATAAGCAAACACATTAAAGAAGTTAATTACTTCAGAAAGTAAGTGATGAAGTCATATTGGATGCAAAGCGATGGTGTAAATGCGCAGATAGAAATGCGCGAGGTTGATCAGCCTAAGCCTGGAGCGGATCAGTTGCTGATTCGCGTAAAAGCTGCCGGCTTAAATCGTGGTGAATTCATTCTCGGGCATGGACTTCATAAAGCAGGTGCTGCTAAGCAAATTGGCATGGAAGCGTCAGGCGAGGTTGTTGCCTGCGGTTCAGCAGTTACTGGCTTTAAAGTGGGCGATCGAGTCATGGGCCGTTGCCCCGGTGCTTTTGCAGAATATGCTTTGATGACGGAACGCGAAATCATGCACGCACCAAAATCATTGACCTGGGAACAAGCTGCAGCATTACCGTTAACTTCATTGGTAGTGTTTGATATGTTGGTTTTGCAGGGCCATGTCAAAGCGGGTGAGTGGGTTTTGGTAACTGGTGTCACCTCGGGTGTTGGAGTCACTGCACTGGCAATGGCAAAAGCATTGGGTGCAAAAGTAATTGGTACTTCTGGCTCGCAGGAGAAGTTGGATCAATTGCGCGATCAAGGTCTTGATTTAGGAATCTGTACGCGTGCACCGAATTTCTATGACGCAGTAATGAAGGAAACCGATGGTAAAGGAGTTGATTTAGTCATCAACACCGTTGGCGGTTCAGTCTTTGCTGAATGCGTGCGATCCATGGCCTTCCAAGGCCGCCTGGCAACTGTAGGTTATGTAGATGGTGTATTGAAAGCCGAGATTGACATTGAAGCTTTGCATGCTAAACGTCTGAGCTTATTTGGTGTATCAAATAAATTACGCACACCGGAGCAGCGTGCAGAATCATTGCCTGCTTTTAAGGAGCAAATTTTGCCGTTGATAGAAGCAGGGCGCGTAACACCGATGATTTACAAAACCATTCCCTTTGAAAATCTACTAGAAGCAAAGGCCATGATGGATGGCAATCAGCATTTAGGAAAAATTGTATTAGCAGGAACACCTTAAGTAGTGCCAGTAAAAATAAATAGAAATACAAATCAGAAATGCAAAATAAACAGCAGTTAAAAAAATAAGTAGCAAGGAGACAACGATGAAATTCAAATTATTTGTTCCGCTGGTATTGGCTGTAATGATGGGTAGTCTACAAGCTCAGTCATATCCCAATAAGCCTATTAAATTAGTTGTTGGCTTTACCCCAGGCGGGGCTGCAGATTATGTAGCTCGAAACCTAAGTGTGCCTTTGGGGCAGGCGTTAGGGCAGTCGATCGTAGTAGAAAACAAGCCAGGAGCAGGCTCCAGTATTGCTGCTGATCAGGTGGCCAAATCAGCGCCAGACGGCTACACAGTGTTGCTTGCGAGTCCAAGCAGCATTTCTGTGAACCCCGCTCTCAATCCGAAGTTGAGCTATAAGGCGAGCGATCTATTGCCGGTGACAAAGGTTACTAGTTCGCCAATCGTGATTGCTGCTTATCCAGGAGCGGGAATAAATAACATAAAAGAATTAATTGCAAAAGCAAAGCAGGATCCAGGCGGCTTGAACTACAGTTCTTCTGGTAACGGCTCTGCTCCGCATTTGGCTGGCGCACTTTTTGGG is a window from the Polynucleobacter sp. MWH-Aus1W21 genome containing:
- a CDS encoding tripartite tricarboxylate transporter substrate binding protein: MRQLYFQRLALGILAFCCSFGVSAQAYPSKTITLVVPFAPGGNIDVIARSIAPSLAKVTGQSVVVENKAGAGGAIGSSYVARAEPDGHTLLVATTNTISVLPYMLKLPPYKPDSFEPVSLAAISPLVLVVRKDDKRFPNAKALLQAAKSTPGSISVGHAGQGTSNHIAILRLEDASKATFNVIPYKGSAPALTDLMGGQIDFVVDQITSSKPFIDSGNLRVLAVLSKERDPGLPDSPTLRQAMGVDLDASTTAGILAPLGTPPNVVKSLNASLKKAIDDSGVRGRLRVLGSTAQSSTPQEWAAMLNQEASNSQALLQSGKIKAE
- a CDS encoding amidohydrolase translates to MTRACLPPKSDHSPINFAVPPGACDSHVHIFGPFAKYPLADDRSYTPQEYSPAQFAAHLDGIGFARGVLVTASVCGTNNGSLLEGLEQYPDRFRGIVVPDINVTDKELDRWHDLGVRGARFNLLQIDGKPMYRNGVGLEVLHKLAPKFSERGWHAQIWAHAPDLPELAPKLLPLGLPLVIDHMGRMNTSHGLNNPGFQFLCKLLAEGKGWVKISGADRIGDVSKEYVDVDPFAKTLLEANPDNVVWGTDWPHINYFDAALIPDDGRLVNLLSRWIDKVADLERVLVTNPARLYDFPRV
- a CDS encoding zinc-binding dehydrogenase; protein product: MKSYWMQSDGVNAQIEMREVDQPKPGADQLLIRVKAAGLNRGEFILGHGLHKAGAAKQIGMEASGEVVACGSAVTGFKVGDRVMGRCPGAFAEYALMTEREIMHAPKSLTWEQAAALPLTSLVVFDMLVLQGHVKAGEWVLVTGVTSGVGVTALAMAKALGAKVIGTSGSQEKLDQLRDQGLDLGICTRAPNFYDAVMKETDGKGVDLVINTVGGSVFAECVRSMAFQGRLATVGYVDGVLKAEIDIEALHAKRLSLFGVSNKLRTPEQRAESLPAFKEQILPLIEAGRVTPMIYKTIPFENLLEAKAMMDGNQHLGKIVLAGTP
- a CDS encoding CaiB/BaiF CoA-transferase family protein is translated as MPHLPASAALARFRVIDLTQVRAGPTACRQLADWGADVIQVQMPDHMRGDDTLGGQDGSDYQYTHRNKRSITLNLKEPEGIAILKKLITSADVVVENFRPDVKFRLGIDYETLSKDHPGLVYASISGFGQSGPLAQRPGFDQIAQGMSGLMSVTGMPGEGPMRVGIPIADLCAGIFAAQGILVALLERDASGKGQWLHTSLLESMVYMMDFQTSRWLIEGDIPTQAGNYHPTSIPTGVYKAKDGYMNIAVFGSKIWERFCDILGAPEWVTDERYKDKQGRSVNRDSINAEINRRLAAQDCAYWVERFNSGGVACGLINDVKAVFEEPQVQHLGIVKEVVSKHHGPQRLVGQPMQLERTPSTIARAAPKRGEHSEEILKEIGLEAAELTLLKSKGVY
- a CDS encoding enoyl-CoA hydratase — encoded protein: MSAVTYQSNTERVKVWLDEDGSTLQIQFNNPERHNALSVDMWEAVTPLLNAAESDERIRLVIFSGAGEKAFVSGADITQFEDMRAAKEAVARYELMAEQALMGIYNFGKPTLARIKGYCIGGGVNVAMCCDIRIAADDSVFSIPAARLGLGYRYSALKNLVDLVGPAVAKDLFFTARRINATEARDVGLITRICEVGKLDALEAEYKKALAENAPITVCAGKAIIAQILKPSPEVDHDHCRQLIKDCFESEDYAEGRRAFMEKRKPVFRGK
- a CDS encoding NAD(P)-dependent oxidoreductase, whose product is MSLRVLVSPNALTELKGLLVGEKGLSIELINSAEQKIGVEFDAALISRDVTATSTKQKIIPSTQAFYDLLLNSRDLRWVQIHSAGADRQIYLDLMARGVTISGSSGVNAPIVMQNAIAGILMLARKFPLMLKAQAERRWDPLIKYPLPPDLAGQTAVIIGRGPIGGGIAKVLEAIGVKTISVGFNAALKDGKSAQDGVNHISELNQLLPQAQWLVIACPLSNETRGIINKDSIKLLPDGAHVINIARGEIIVEPDLIDALKNQKLAGAYLDVFASEPLDAGSPLWGMENVIVTPHSAGHSAGNEMRVLELFVENLRLFADGKKLKNQIAS
- a CDS encoding tripartite tricarboxylate transporter substrate binding protein yields the protein MKFKLFVPLVLAVMMGSLQAQSYPNKPIKLVVGFTPGGAADYVARNLSVPLGQALGQSIVVENKPGAGSSIAADQVAKSAPDGYTVLLASPSSISVNPALNPKLSYKASDLLPVTKVTSSPIVIAAYPGAGINNIKELIAKAKQDPGGLNYSSSGNGSAPHLAGALFGQVADVKMTHIPFRGGALAVQSVIAGDTQLTFGTPPSVLPMVQAGRLKGLAISSRERSPLAPGLPGMREAGLPDYSIEFWYGLFVPAGTPPEIIQKIYDATQVALKNPNLKAALAREGTDISTSASPAAFAKFLADDEKFWVKLVKTTEVTVD